One Setaria italica strain Yugu1 chromosome I, Setaria_italica_v2.0, whole genome shotgun sequence DNA window includes the following coding sequences:
- the LOC101763150 gene encoding GDSL esterase/lipase LTL1, which translates to MDAAPAPLLVSILCLLAAAAPPAASAARAFFVFGDSLVDNGNNNYLLTTARADAPPYGIDFPTHRATGRFSNGLNIPDIISEHLGAEPALPYLSPELRGEKLLVGANFASAGVGILNDTGIQFVNIIRIGDQLQYFREYQRKLRALIGEEQAAQLVNQALVLITLGGNDFVNNYYLVPMSVRSRQYALPDYVRFIVSEYRKILLRLYELGARKVIVTGTGPLGCVPAELALHSQNGECATELTRAVNLFNPQLVDMARGLNRELGADVFVTANTLRMNFDYINNPERFGFTNVQVACCGQGPYNGIGLCTPASNVCNNRDVFAFWDAFHPTERANRIIVGQFMNGDTDYMHPMNLSTILAMDREGL; encoded by the exons ATGGACGCTGCTCCTGCGCCTCTGCTCGTCTCCATCCTCTGCCTGCTGgcggctgccgcgccgccggcggcgtccgcggcgcGGGCCTTCTTCGTGTTCGGCGACTCCCTCGTGGACAACGGCAACAACAACTACCTGCTCACCACGGCGCGCGCCGACGCGCCGCCCTACGGCATCGACTTCCCCACGCACCGCGCCACGGGGCGCTTCTCCAACGGGCTCAACATCCCCGACATCATCA GCGAGCACCTCGGTGCTGAACCTGCGCTGCCGTACCTGAGCCCGGAGCTCCGAGGGGAGAAGCTGCTCGTCGGCGCCAACTTCGCGTCGGCCGGCGTCGGGATCCTCAACGACACGGGGATACAATTC GTGAACATCATCCGGATCGGCGACCAGCTGCAGTACTTCCGGGAGTACCAGCGGAAGCTGAGGGCCCTCATCGGCgaggagcaggcggcgcagCTGGTGAACCAGGCCCTGGTGCTCATCACCCTCGGCGGCAACGACTTCGTCAACAACTACTACCTGGTGCCCATGTCCGTGCGCTCGCGCCAGTATGCGCTCCCGGACTACGTCCGCTTCATCGTCTCCGAGTACCGCAAGATCCTCTTG AGGCTGTACGAGCTGGGCGCGCGGAAGGTGATCGTGACGGGGACGGGGCCGCTGGGGTGCGTGCCGGCCGAGCTGGCGCTGCACAGCCAGAACGGCGAGTGCGCCACGGAGCTGACGCGCGCCGTGAACCTCTTCAACCCGCAGCTGGTGGACATGGCGCGGGGGCTCAACCGCGAACTCGGCGCCGACGTCTTCGTCACCGCCAACACCCTCCGCATGAACTTCGACTACATCAACAACCCGGAGAGATTCG GGTTCACGAACGTGCAGGTGGCGTGCTGCGGGCAGGGCCCGTACAACGGGATCGGGCTGTGCACGCCGGCGTCCAACGTGTGCAACAACCGGGACGTGTTCGCCTTCTGGGACGCGTTCCACCCCACGGAGAGGGCCAACCGCATCATCGTCGGCCAGTTCATGAACGGCGACACGGACTACATGCACCCCATGAACCTCAGCACCATCCTCGCCATGGACCGGGAGGGgctctag